From a single Lewinella sp. LCG006 genomic region:
- the mutL gene encoding DNA mismatch repair endonuclease MutL, whose product MSDIIQLLPDAIASQIAAGEVIQRPASVVKELMENSIDAGADHIQLIIRESGKNLIQVIDNGCGMSETDARMCFERHATSKLRVADDLTHIRTMGFRGEAMATIAAIAQVELKTRRYSDELGVRIIMEGSTLKSQEPCQTASGTSISVKNLFFNVPARRNFLKSNSVEMRHILDEFQRVALAHPDIFFSLHHNDSETYHLPVGNLRQRIVGIFGNSYNQRLVPVAEDTDILQLSGFVGKPEFAKKSRGDQFFFVNRRYIKSGYLHHAVMSAYEELLPQGVHPFYVLFLNMDPARIDVNVHPTKQEIKFDDEKLVYNYLKVAVRHALGQYSVTPTLDFEQGGSFSPARMSAPPRVEHYPTIESSATAKPDRGVKSGGGSSGASDNSFRRERNNLENWQKLYENLGNEEEAAPSFPETEGSGEGMITIESKMSQDLPLGPASEQGYREDKNPYQLHQRYIVNSIKSGFVLIDQQAAHERILYEQYLQALEQQQAVSQGQLFAQTIELSPTDAVLLSEMLPELRLLGFDIEEFGKNAFVINGLPTEIAGKQNEVAIIDQLISQYREQLDLKLGTKETIARAMARSAAIKRGKRLDVAEMQLIINQLFACTNPMRSPTGRSCYLTFSLDELEQKFAE is encoded by the coding sequence ATGTCAGATATTATCCAGCTTCTACCCGATGCTATTGCCAGCCAGATTGCGGCTGGAGAGGTTATTCAACGCCCTGCTTCGGTCGTTAAGGAATTAATGGAAAACTCCATTGATGCGGGTGCTGATCATATCCAGTTGATCATCAGGGAAAGCGGTAAAAATCTGATTCAGGTCATCGACAATGGCTGTGGGATGTCGGAAACCGACGCGCGAATGTGCTTTGAAAGACACGCGACCAGTAAATTGCGCGTAGCTGATGACCTTACGCACATTCGTACCATGGGCTTCCGGGGCGAGGCCATGGCCACTATTGCTGCCATTGCCCAGGTGGAGCTAAAAACCCGCCGGTATTCGGATGAACTAGGGGTACGAATCATCATGGAAGGCTCTACGCTCAAATCGCAGGAGCCTTGCCAGACGGCTTCGGGAACTTCCATCTCGGTCAAGAACTTGTTTTTCAATGTGCCTGCCCGCCGCAATTTCCTTAAGTCGAATTCCGTGGAGATGCGGCATATCCTCGATGAATTTCAGCGGGTGGCTTTGGCGCATCCAGATATATTTTTCAGCCTGCATCACAACGATTCCGAAACCTATCATCTGCCAGTAGGCAACCTACGGCAGCGAATCGTGGGCATTTTCGGCAACAGCTACAACCAACGCCTGGTGCCCGTTGCTGAAGATACGGATATCCTCCAGCTGTCGGGCTTTGTGGGCAAGCCAGAGTTTGCGAAAAAATCACGTGGCGATCAATTTTTCTTTGTTAACCGGCGCTACATCAAAAGTGGCTATTTGCACCATGCTGTGATGTCGGCTTACGAGGAATTATTGCCTCAGGGGGTTCATCCTTTTTACGTATTGTTTCTCAATATGGATCCCGCACGTATTGATGTCAACGTGCATCCTACCAAGCAGGAGATCAAGTTTGATGACGAAAAACTGGTTTACAATTATCTCAAGGTAGCGGTGCGCCACGCGCTGGGCCAGTACAGCGTCACGCCTACGCTCGACTTTGAGCAAGGAGGTAGTTTTTCTCCTGCCCGCATGAGTGCTCCGCCGAGAGTGGAGCATTATCCCACCATTGAGTCCAGTGCTACGGCCAAGCCTGATAGAGGCGTAAAGAGTGGTGGTGGTTCCTCCGGAGCTTCTGATAATAGTTTTCGTCGTGAACGTAACAACCTGGAAAATTGGCAAAAGCTTTACGAAAACCTGGGCAATGAGGAAGAGGCTGCTCCTTCTTTTCCAGAAACGGAAGGGAGTGGAGAGGGCATGATTACCATCGAAAGCAAGATGTCGCAAGACCTGCCCCTTGGGCCTGCTTCCGAACAAGGGTACCGAGAAGACAAGAACCCCTATCAGCTTCATCAGCGCTACATTGTCAATTCCATCAAATCAGGCTTTGTGCTGATCGACCAACAGGCTGCTCACGAGCGAATTCTGTACGAACAATACCTGCAAGCACTAGAGCAGCAACAAGCTGTAAGCCAGGGGCAGCTTTTTGCGCAAACCATCGAGCTCAGCCCTACGGATGCTGTCCTGCTGAGCGAAATGCTTCCCGAACTCAGGCTCTTGGGCTTTGATATCGAAGAATTTGGGAAGAATGCCTTTGTGATCAATGGCCTGCCTACCGAAATCGCGGGTAAGCAAAACGAAGTGGCCATCATCGACCAATTGATCAGCCAGTACCGTGAGCAACTTGATCTGAAACTCGGCACCAAAGAAACCATCGCCCGCGCCATGGCTCGTAGTGCGGCGATCAAGCGGGGCAAACGCCTGGATGTGGCAGAGATGCAGCTGATCATCAACCAACTTTTTGCTTGTACCAATCCCATGCGCAGTCCTACGGGACGTTCTTGTTACCTTACCTTTTCTTTAGACGAGTTGGAGCAGAAGTTCGCCGAATAA